The following are from one region of the Bos mutus isolate GX-2022 chromosome 18, NWIPB_WYAK_1.1, whole genome shotgun sequence genome:
- the CTRB1 gene encoding chymotrypsinogen B, whose protein sequence is MGKQTRSCGVPAIQPVLSGLSRIVNGEEAVPGSWPWQVSLQDKTGFHFCGGSLINKNWVVTAAHCGVTTSDVVVAGEFDQGSSSENIQKLKIAKVFKNSNYNSLTINNDITLLKLSTAASFSQTVSAVCLPSASDNFAAGTTCVTTGWGLTRYTNANTPDRLQQASLPLLSNTNCKKYWGTKIKDAMICAGASGVSSCMGDSGGPLVCKKNGAWTLVGIVSWGSSTCSTSTPGVYARVTALVNWVQQTLAAN, encoded by the exons ATGGGAAAACAGACTCGGA GCTGCGGGGTCCCCGCCATCCAACCTGTGCTAAGCGGCCTCTCCAGGATTGTCAACGGGGAAGAAGCTGTCCCTGGCTCCTGGCCCTGGCAGGTGTCCCTGCAG GACAAGACCGGCTTCCACTTCTGCGGGGGCTCCCTCATCAACAAAAACTGGGTGGTCACCGCCGCCCACTGCGGTGTCAC AACCTCTGATGTGGTAGTGGCTGGGGAGTTTGACCAAGGCTCAAGCTCTGAGAACATCCAGAAGCTGAAGATTGCCAAG GTTTTCAAGAACTCCAACTACAACTCGTTAACCATCAACAATGACATCACCCTGCTGAAGCTGTCCACGGCTGCAAGCTTCTCCCAGACTGTGTCTGCCGTGTGCCTGCCCAGCGCCAGCGACAACTTCGCTGCCGGGACGACGTGCGTCACCACAGGCTGGGGCCTGACCCGATACACCA ATGCCAACACCCCTGACCGGCTGCAGCAGGCGTCCCTGCCcctcctgtccaacaccaactgcAAGAAATACTGGGGCACTAAGATcaaagatgccatgatctgtgcGGGCGCCAGCGGTGTCTCGTCTTGCATG GGCGACTCTGGCGGCCCCCTGGTCTGCAAGAAGAATGGAGCCTGGACCCTGGTGGGCATCGTGTCCTGGGGCAGCAGCACGTGCTCCACATCCACCCCTGGCGTGTACGCCCGCGTCACTGCTCTCGTCAACTGGGTGCAACAGACCCTGGCCGCCAACTGA
- the LOC102287233 gene encoding chymotrypsinogen B, translating into MAEFGPLSGWGRCRGTGSRKAQAWWSEPGWQQAPGVREAGGERGQGPLEGTLVKHRCEKAAAEPEWAGALPVGEHDRGRPVAVALGTDNRPNVQGAVREPARGQVCLRDRPSGEETGPAREPGSAGGSPAASWGLAPRGVVSGLGPRLWNCALFLQAAPQKAVSSDVFLSVSAFPNHGWNSHPLLWQGRILTTGPPGKSHTPRCCGVPAIQPVLSGLARIVNGEDAVPGSWPWQVSLQDSTGFHFCGGSLISEDWVVTAAHCGVTTSDVVVAGEFDQGSRTEDTQVLKIGKVFKNPKFSILTVRNDITLLKLATPAQFSETVSAVCLPSADEDFPAGMLCATTGWGKTKYNALKTPEKLQQATLPIVSNTDCRKYWGSRVTDVMICAGASGVSSCMGDSGGPLVCQKNGAWTLAGIVSWGSSTCSTSTPAVYARVTALMPWVQETLAAN; encoded by the exons ATGGCTGAGTTTGGGCCA CTCTCTGGCTGGGGCCGATGTCGAGGCACAGGGAGCAGGAAGGCACAGGCCTGGTGGAGCGAGCCTGGATGGCAGCAAGCGCCGGGAGTGCGCGaggcagggggagagagaggccaGGGGCCGCTGGAGGGGACCCTGGTGAAGCACAGATGCGAGAAGGCAGCCGCTGAGCCTGAGTGGGCTGGGGCGCTGCCGGTGGGAGAGCACGACCGGGGCCGACCCGTGGCGGTGGCCTTGGGAACCGACAACCGGCCA AATGTTCAGGGGGCCGTGCGGGAGCCAGCCCGCGGACAGGTGTGCCTCAGGGACCGTCCCTCAGGAGAGGAGACGGGGCCCGCCCGGGAGCCAGGGTCAGCGGGCGGGAGCCCGGCCGCCTCCTGGGGTTTGGCCCCGCGCGGGGTCGTGTCAGGGCTCGGCCCGCGCCTCTGGAACTGTGCCCTCTTCCTCCAGGCGGCACCTCAGAAGGCAGTCTCCTCAG ATGTCTTCCTGAGTGTGTCAGCA ttccccaaccacggaTGGAATTCACACCCCCTGCTTTGgcaaggcagaatcttaaccactggaccgccaggaaagtctcATACACCACGCT GCTGCGGAGTCCCCGCCATCCAGCCTGTGCTGAGTGGCCTCGCCAGGATCGTCAACGGGGAGGACGCCGTGCCCGGCTCCTGGCCCTGGCAGGTGTCCCTGCAG GACAGCACCGGCTTCCACTTCTGCGGGGGCTCCCTCATCAGCGAGGACTGGGTGGTCACCGCCGCCCACTGCGGGGTCAC AACCTCTGACGTGGTTGTGGCCGGGGAGTTTGATCAGGGCTCACGGACCGAGGACACCCAGGTCCTGAAGATTGGCAAG GTTTTCAAGAACCCCAAGTTCAGCATTCTCACGGTCCGCAATGACATCACCCTGCTGAAGCTGGCCACGCCCGCGCAGTTCTCAGAGACCGTGTCGGCCGTGTGCTTGCCCAGTGCCGACGAGGACTTCCCCGCTGGGATGCTGTGCGCCACCACGGGCTGGGGCAAGACCAAGTATAACG CCCTCAAGACCCCTGAGAAGCTGCAGCAGGCCACCCTGCCCATCGTGTCCAACACCGACTGCAGGAAGTACTGGGGCAGCAGGGTCACCGATGTGATGATCTGTGCGGGGGCCAGCGGCGTCTCCTCCTGCATG GGCGACTCTGGCGGCCCCCTGGTCTGCCAGAAGAACGGAGCCTGGACCCTGGCGGGCATCGTGTCCTGGGGCAGCAGCACGTGCTCCACGTCCACACCCGCCGTGTACGCCCGCGTCACTGCTCTTATGCCGTgggtgcaggagaccctggctgcCAACTGA